One region of Syntrophales bacterium genomic DNA includes:
- a CDS encoding ATP-binding protein yields MTSFHKNKRRFIVVPPWLIIGAVAILVPVFIIMTMDAISRQKEQTERLLVAKGEAIIRSFEAGVRTGIGMHWGEFQLQKLLMETAEQADIDYLIVADASGMILADSDPLRIGTVYETNLEMGQIAVAKKLSWRLVENSQGGDTFEVYRALSSTAVSGYEFTNHFGEQLEPTEKNAPPQGLVVFAGLDMSPIEEARRQDIFRTIWSAVLFLLIGLAGIVSLMLAHGYQEARSSLSRIRVFSDSLVENMPMGLIAIDAGGTLTACNRTAEEILRLGPGESVGKRAVEVMPAELGDFIMPRDKTALLLDQEVPCATKEGATMTLEVVAAPLFEQENIFLGSILLFRDMTEIKRLEAEVERSRRLASLGGLAAGVAHEIRNPLSSIKGFATHFRERFVDVPGEREAAEVMIREVDRINRVITQLIELARPLKMNIVPVSLPVVIRHALALIENEAAKKGVAVQTDMPAGKWEISIDADRMTQVFLNLFLNALEAMEKGGELRVSLLGQEEKAIRITIADTGRGIPAADLPRVFDPYFTTRSAGTGLGLAICHKIVEAHQGEIFLESEEGKGTKVSLILPVRSS; encoded by the coding sequence TTGACCAGCTTTCACAAAAATAAAAGACGGTTTATTGTTGTTCCCCCCTGGCTTATCATCGGGGCCGTTGCAATTCTCGTCCCTGTTTTCATCATCATGACGATGGATGCGATAAGCCGCCAGAAAGAGCAGACTGAGCGGCTGCTTGTCGCAAAAGGCGAGGCCATCATCCGCTCTTTTGAAGCGGGTGTCCGGACAGGGATCGGCATGCACTGGGGAGAATTCCAGCTCCAGAAACTCCTGATGGAAACGGCGGAACAGGCGGATATCGATTATCTGATCGTTGCCGATGCAAGCGGAATGATCCTGGCTGACAGCGATCCTCTTCGCATTGGGACCGTCTATGAGACAAATCTGGAAATGGGGCAGATCGCCGTTGCGAAAAAGCTGTCATGGCGCCTGGTTGAAAACAGTCAGGGCGGCGATACCTTTGAGGTTTATCGAGCACTCTCCTCTACGGCGGTGTCAGGGTATGAATTCACCAATCATTTCGGCGAGCAACTGGAGCCAACTGAAAAAAATGCTCCACCCCAGGGCCTTGTCGTTTTTGCAGGCCTGGATATGTCGCCGATCGAGGAAGCCCGCAGGCAGGATATCTTCCGGACGATATGGAGCGCGGTGCTTTTCCTGCTCATTGGCTTGGCCGGGATTGTTTCGCTCATGCTCGCTCACGGCTACCAGGAGGCGCGGAGCTCTCTTTCCCGAATCAGGGTTTTTTCCGACAGTCTGGTCGAGAACATGCCGATGGGGCTGATTGCGATTGATGCCGGGGGAACCCTGACGGCCTGCAATCGAACGGCGGAGGAGATCCTGCGCCTGGGCCCCGGCGAGTCTGTCGGGAAGCGGGCGGTTGAAGTCATGCCAGCGGAATTAGGCGATTTTATTATGCCAAGGGACAAAACGGCGCTGCTGCTTGACCAGGAAGTGCCCTGCGCCACGAAGGAGGGCGCGACAATGACGCTGGAGGTTGTTGCCGCGCCGCTGTTTGAGCAGGAAAACATCTTCCTGGGAAGCATCTTGCTTTTCAGGGACATGACTGAGATCAAGCGGCTTGAGGCGGAGGTGGAGCGGAGCAGGCGACTTGCGTCGCTGGGTGGTCTTGCCGCCGGAGTCGCTCACGAAATCAGAAATCCCTTAAGCTCGATCAAGGGTTTCGCAACGCACTTCCGGGAGAGATTCGTGGACGTCCCGGGCGAGCGCGAGGCGGCAGAGGTGATGATCCGCGAGGTTGACCGAATAAATCGGGTGATCACGCAACTGATTGAATTGGCCAGACCCTTGAAGATGAATATTGTTCCGGTTTCATTGCCGGTGGTGATTCGCCATGCACTTGCCTTGATTGAAAATGAGGCCGCGAAAAAGGGGGTGGCCGTTCAGACCGACATGCCAGCCGGGAAATGGGAAATATCCATCGATGCCGACCGGATGACCCAGGTTTTTCTCAACCTGTTCCTGAATGCGCTGGAGGCAATGGAAAAGGGCGGGGAGCTGCGGGTATCGCTGCTTGGACAGGAAGAAAAGGCGATCCGGATAACCATTGCCGACACTGGCAGAGGCATCCCCGCGGCTGATCTTCCCCGTGTCTTTGACCCGTATTTTACCACCCGCTCGGCGGGGACGGGCTTAGGCCTGGCAATCTGTCACAAGATAGTCGAGGCGCACCAGGGAGAGATATTTTTGGAGAGTGAGGAGGGGAAAGGCACGAAGGTTTCCCTGATTCTTCCCGTGCGGTCCTCATAG